One genomic region from Muriicola soli encodes:
- a CDS encoding YifB family Mg chelatase-like AAA ATPase: MLTKVYGSAVFGIEATTVVVEVNIDKGIGYHLVGLPDNAIKESNFRIAAALLNNGYKVPGKKITINMAPADLRKEGSAYDLPIALGILAASGQIKSDLLEHYLIMGELSLDGGLQAVKGALPIALNARDQGFKGLIMPKENAKEAAIVKELEVYGVDELIKVIHFFDKDVPLERFHVDPDSLFDENQFHSDNDFADVKGQESIKRCMEIAAAGGHNIIMIGPPGAGKTMLAKRLPSILPPMTLNEALETTKIHSVVGKLASTGLIHQRPFRSPHHTISDVALVGGGSYPQPGEISLSHNGVLFLDELPEFKRSVLEVLRQPLEDREVTISRARFTITYPSSFMLVASMNPSPSGYFHDPDNLMNSSASEIQRYLSRISGPLLDRIDIHIEVTPVPFEKLSEERKGEGSAAIRKRVVAAREIQTGRFCEESTIHYNAQMNTKQIRKYCDLESHALKMLQQAMERLKLSARAYDRILKVSRTIADLAQEENISSEHILEAIQYRSLDREGWLG, translated from the coding sequence ATGCTTACAAAGGTCTATGGGAGTGCTGTATTCGGGATAGAGGCCACTACCGTAGTGGTTGAAGTCAATATAGACAAAGGAATCGGCTATCATTTGGTGGGTTTGCCGGATAATGCGATCAAAGAAAGTAATTTCAGGATCGCCGCAGCACTACTCAATAATGGCTATAAGGTACCCGGAAAGAAAATTACGATAAATATGGCACCGGCTGATCTCAGGAAAGAGGGTTCGGCTTACGATCTTCCCATTGCCCTGGGCATCCTGGCCGCTTCAGGACAGATCAAGTCAGATCTCCTGGAACACTATCTCATTATGGGGGAATTATCCCTTGATGGAGGCCTTCAAGCTGTTAAAGGGGCACTTCCCATTGCTTTAAATGCGAGGGATCAAGGGTTCAAGGGCTTGATCATGCCCAAAGAGAACGCCAAGGAAGCCGCCATTGTGAAAGAACTGGAAGTATACGGGGTAGACGAGCTGATTAAAGTGATCCATTTTTTTGACAAAGATGTACCGCTTGAGCGATTTCATGTTGATCCCGATTCGTTGTTTGATGAAAATCAATTCCATTCGGATAACGACTTCGCCGATGTTAAAGGACAGGAGAGTATTAAGCGGTGTATGGAGATTGCAGCCGCAGGAGGACATAACATTATTATGATAGGTCCACCCGGTGCAGGAAAAACGATGCTGGCCAAACGTTTGCCGTCCATTTTGCCCCCAATGACCTTGAATGAAGCCCTTGAAACCACGAAAATCCATTCCGTGGTAGGCAAGTTGGCGAGCACAGGTTTGATTCATCAAAGGCCTTTCCGTAGCCCTCACCATACCATTAGCGACGTCGCTTTAGTCGGAGGTGGAAGCTATCCACAGCCTGGGGAGATCTCCCTCTCGCATAATGGAGTACTTTTCCTGGACGAATTACCTGAATTTAAGCGAAGTGTCCTTGAAGTGCTCAGACAGCCTTTGGAAGACAGAGAGGTTACGATTTCCAGAGCCAGATTTACTATTACTTATCCGAGTAGTTTTATGTTGGTAGCCAGTATGAATCCGAGTCCGTCAGGATATTTCCATGACCCTGACAATCTGATGAACTCCTCCGCTTCGGAGATTCAGAGATATCTGAGTAGAATTTCCGGCCCTTTGTTAGATAGGATAGACATACATATTGAAGTTACGCCGGTACCCTTTGAAAAACTTTCAGAAGAAAGAAAAGGAGAAGGAAGTGCTGCTATTCGCAAAAGAGTTGTAGCGGCAAGGGAGATCCAGACCGGGAGATTTTGTGAAGAATCCACTATTCACTACAATGCCCAAATGAACACCAAGCAGATCAGGAAGTATTGCGATCTGGAATCGCATGCCCTCAAAATGCTGCAACAGGCTATGGAACGATTAAAGCTATCTGCCCGAGCCTATGATCGAATCCTGAAAGTAAGTCGCACCATTGCGGACCTGGCTCAGGAAGAAAATATAAGTTCTGAACATATTCTCGAAGCGATACAATATCGCAGTCTGGATCGGGAAGGCTGGTTGGGGTAG
- a CDS encoding serine hydrolase domain-containing protein: MLKIKPSMYRIKITIGIAVVIFVLMSLTSGFDKPATNTTSFKPVASIEHKSTSIDPMLVMEYKWQKEELRKAVTEYFEKALASGRIIGAGVSIVMGDSTVISEGFGKRSIKTDKKVDAHTVFRLGSLSKGFTGLLAAHVIDEGKIEREAKVADYLPNFKLGDKQNTSRITFANLLSHSTGAPYHSYTNLVEAGLPLLKIAEQFRVVQPISAPGEIYSYQNALFALSGEIIYKATGEEIREALQARFFNPLQMCTVNMDYESLQDNINVAIPHSKWRRTWRAKKLNDHYYNAVAAGGINASSLDMAKWMKLLLGRHPEIMKKNAIEKAFKPVVEIKGRSKYYQRWPGHKSSHYGFGWRIHKYQENQGESEKTIWHHGGSVNGFRNEIAVYPDDDLGICVLLNSHSRIASTVIPDLHRIIAQVRQSTPSEMASNYFSE; the protein is encoded by the coding sequence GTGTTGAAGATTAAACCCTCCATGTATCGAATCAAAATCACAATTGGCATTGCTGTAGTGATTTTTGTGCTTATGAGCCTAACTTCGGGCTTTGACAAGCCCGCTACGAATACGACTTCCTTTAAACCAGTGGCGTCGATTGAACACAAAAGCACAAGCATAGATCCCATGCTTGTTATGGAGTATAAGTGGCAGAAGGAGGAATTGCGAAAGGCAGTCACCGAATACTTTGAAAAAGCACTTGCATCAGGAAGAATCATAGGAGCCGGAGTAAGCATAGTCATGGGCGACTCTACAGTAATTTCTGAAGGTTTTGGTAAAAGAAGTATTAAAACCGACAAAAAGGTTGACGCACATACAGTTTTTAGGCTTGGTTCTCTATCAAAAGGTTTTACCGGCCTGCTGGCAGCCCATGTGATTGATGAGGGAAAAATAGAACGGGAAGCTAAGGTCGCAGATTATCTACCTAACTTTAAGTTAGGGGATAAGCAGAATACCTCTAGGATTACATTTGCCAACCTTCTGTCTCATTCTACAGGGGCACCATATCACAGTTATACCAATTTGGTCGAAGCCGGATTACCCTTGTTAAAAATTGCCGAACAATTTAGGGTAGTACAGCCTATTAGTGCTCCGGGTGAAATTTATAGCTACCAGAACGCCCTCTTCGCATTGTCGGGTGAGATTATTTACAAGGCAACAGGAGAGGAGATCAGAGAAGCCCTGCAAGCCCGGTTTTTTAACCCCCTCCAAATGTGCACGGTCAATATGGACTATGAATCACTACAGGATAACATAAATGTTGCTATACCCCACTCCAAATGGCGTAGGACATGGAGGGCCAAAAAGCTAAACGACCATTATTATAATGCGGTTGCGGCAGGTGGAATAAACGCCAGTAGCCTGGATATGGCAAAGTGGATGAAATTACTCCTGGGACGCCATCCGGAGATCATGAAAAAGAATGCGATCGAAAAGGCATTTAAACCCGTAGTGGAAATAAAAGGCAGAAGTAAATACTATCAGCGCTGGCCGGGCCATAAATCTTCTCATTATGGATTTGGCTGGAGAATTCACAAGTATCAGGAGAACCAGGGCGAAAGTGAAAAAACGATCTGGCACCACGGGGGCAGTGTTAATGGTTTCAGGAATGAAATAGCTGTTTATCCCGATGATGATCTGGGAATATGTGTGTTGTTGAACAGTCATTCGAGGATTGCAAGTACAGTCATTCCGGATTTGCATCGAATCATAGCGCAGGTGCGACAAAGTACGCCTTCAGAAATGGCCTCTAACTACTTCTCTGAATAA
- a CDS encoding aminotransferase class V-fold PLP-dependent enzyme — MEIDIAFIRKQFPAFSEPELDGWAFFENAGGSYPCKQFLDKLMSFYSKNKVQPYYPYPASQKAGEMMDESYDRMAEYLNVSSAEIHFGPSTTQNVYVLANAMRHMWNDGDEIVVSCQDHEANSGAWRRLSERGINVKEWHVNRETGMLSLHDLEALLSSRTRMVAFPHCSNVIGYFNPVKEICNTIKSAGAVSVVDGVAAAPHGFPDLQTLGADIYMFSLYKTFGPHLGLMYVRQKLIEKMENQSHFFKEGISRNMITPAGPDHAQIASVSGILDYFDEVYKHHFNDEITPTERNKALTTLFKKHEEQLLSPLLDFLRSRKDIRVIGPDLLKDRAPTVSLLPLKKDLHQVYNSLTEQKLMLGKGDFYAVRPLMDMKVQRPPGVIRISFLHYTLLSEIEQLINGLEVALK, encoded by the coding sequence ATGGAAATCGACATCGCTTTTATCCGAAAACAATTCCCTGCATTTTCAGAGCCTGAATTAGATGGCTGGGCTTTTTTTGAGAATGCCGGAGGTTCGTATCCCTGCAAGCAGTTTTTAGATAAACTCATGAGCTTTTATTCGAAAAACAAGGTTCAACCCTATTATCCGTATCCCGCTTCACAAAAGGCAGGAGAAATGATGGATGAGTCTTACGATAGAATGGCAGAATACCTGAATGTTAGTTCGGCCGAAATCCATTTCGGACCGTCGACAACCCAAAATGTATATGTTTTGGCAAATGCTATGCGGCACATGTGGAATGACGGAGATGAAATAGTTGTTTCCTGTCAGGATCACGAAGCCAATTCAGGTGCGTGGCGAAGGCTCAGTGAGCGTGGGATAAATGTTAAAGAATGGCATGTAAACAGGGAAACGGGAATGCTTAGCCTTCATGATTTGGAGGCTTTATTATCATCCCGGACAAGGATGGTGGCCTTTCCTCACTGCTCTAATGTAATAGGCTATTTTAATCCTGTTAAGGAAATCTGCAATACAATTAAATCGGCAGGTGCCGTCAGTGTAGTAGATGGTGTGGCAGCCGCTCCACATGGTTTCCCTGATTTGCAAACACTCGGAGCCGATATTTATATGTTTTCACTTTATAAAACTTTCGGTCCTCATTTAGGGCTGATGTACGTGCGGCAGAAATTGATCGAAAAGATGGAGAATCAATCCCATTTTTTTAAAGAGGGAATCAGCAGGAATATGATCACTCCGGCCGGACCTGATCACGCACAGATTGCTTCTGTGAGTGGGATACTGGATTATTTCGATGAGGTCTACAAGCATCATTTTAATGATGAAATCACTCCAACAGAACGAAACAAAGCTTTAACTACCCTCTTTAAAAAACATGAAGAGCAGCTACTTTCTCCTCTTTTAGACTTTTTAAGGTCGAGAAAAGACATTAGGGTCATAGGTCCTGATTTGTTGAAAGACAGGGCTCCTACTGTTTCGCTACTTCCCTTGAAAAAGGACCTCCACCAGGTCTATAATTCCCTTACGGAGCAAAAGTTGATGCTGGGGAAAGGGGATTTCTATGCTGTTCGTCCTTTAATGGATATGAAGGTCCAAAGACCTCCCGGTGTGATTAGGATCTCATTTCTGCATTATACACTACTAAGTGAAATTGAGCAATTGATAAATGGTCTGGAAGTGGCACTGAAATAG
- a CDS encoding DUF2721 domain-containing protein: protein MEQLTLTTPALLFSAISLIMLAYTNRFLAYAAVIRNLHDIYLQKKDDSLIDQIRNLKLRLNLTRWMQIFGITSLLLCVLTMFLIYIEQHLLAIWIFGIALILLIISLGLLIREIQISTHALGLHLKDIEDHLNT from the coding sequence ATGGAACAACTCACCCTGACTACCCCTGCTCTGTTATTCTCAGCCATATCGCTTATTATGCTGGCATATACGAATCGTTTTTTAGCATATGCAGCCGTCATCAGGAATCTGCACGATATTTATCTTCAGAAAAAGGACGATTCATTAATCGATCAAATCCGGAATTTAAAACTGCGACTCAATCTCACCCGTTGGATGCAGATCTTTGGAATTACAAGTCTATTGCTTTGCGTCCTTACCATGTTTTTGATCTACATTGAGCAGCATCTTCTGGCCATTTGGATCTTTGGCATAGCTCTAATTCTTCTGATTATCTCCCTAGGATTATTAATCAGGGAGATCCAGATTTCTACTCATGCCCTTGGCCTTCATTTAAAAGACATTGAGGACCACTTGAATACCTAA
- a CDS encoding MFS transporter, producing the protein MRSSNPPWYFLALLILAGESVFILPFVLSRVFRPTVLETFELTNVELGLCFSVYGFAALLSYLFGGPLADKYPPRKLIAVALWMTSLGGIVYSTFPGFNTLNVLYGYWGFTTIFLFWAPMIKATRVWGGDTSQGKAFGLLDGGRGLVGALFGTLGVYIFSQTLASGLAVASIEESRVAFKMVILASSAIVMIVGFLVWFFMKLDSKIEKSIILERITLSQVKEVLKLPSVWLLMVIILCAYVGYKITDVLSLYASDVMLYNQVEAAQVGTFLLYIRPVIGVTIGILADRSQTTYWLLISFIISFTGALMFATGIIDASATALFFISILVVAVGVYASRSLYFAVMQRGKIPLVLTGTAVGLISLVGYTPDIFAGPAMGYLLDESPGAAGHQHVFWMLAAFSFIGSAAAWYYHMLYKKKADS; encoded by the coding sequence ATGCGATCTTCTAACCCCCCTTGGTACTTTCTGGCTCTTCTTATCCTGGCAGGGGAATCAGTTTTTATTCTTCCTTTTGTCCTTTCCAGGGTATTCAGGCCCACGGTGCTCGAAACTTTTGAACTTACGAATGTCGAATTAGGGCTTTGCTTTTCTGTTTACGGATTTGCAGCACTATTGTCCTATCTTTTTGGCGGACCGTTAGCAGATAAATATCCGCCGCGAAAACTTATTGCCGTTGCCCTTTGGATGACCTCCCTTGGCGGTATCGTATATTCCACATTTCCGGGATTTAATACGCTAAACGTGCTCTATGGCTATTGGGGCTTTACGACAATCTTCTTGTTCTGGGCCCCGATGATCAAAGCAACACGGGTCTGGGGAGGAGACACTTCTCAAGGAAAGGCATTTGGCCTGCTCGATGGTGGCAGGGGCCTGGTCGGCGCCCTTTTTGGTACCCTGGGTGTTTATATTTTCTCCCAAACGCTAGCCTCTGGGCTGGCGGTGGCCTCCATTGAGGAAAGCAGGGTTGCCTTTAAAATGGTTATTCTGGCTTCTTCAGCAATTGTGATGATCGTTGGATTCCTGGTTTGGTTCTTTATGAAACTCGATTCTAAGATTGAAAAATCAATTATTCTGGAACGTATCACTTTATCACAGGTAAAGGAAGTACTAAAACTGCCATCGGTGTGGCTGCTGATGGTAATTATTCTCTGCGCCTATGTAGGCTACAAAATAACCGACGTTTTATCCCTATACGCCAGTGATGTTATGCTTTATAACCAGGTTGAGGCCGCCCAGGTAGGAACTTTTCTGTTATATATCAGGCCTGTTATAGGGGTGACCATAGGGATTTTGGCCGATCGGTCTCAAACCACCTATTGGTTGCTTATCAGTTTTATAATCTCATTTACAGGGGCCCTGATGTTTGCAACCGGGATCATCGATGCCTCGGCAACTGCACTCTTCTTTATTTCCATTCTAGTTGTTGCCGTGGGGGTTTATGCTTCTCGTTCGCTGTATTTTGCAGTGATGCAGCGGGGCAAAATCCCATTGGTTTTAACCGGTACGGCGGTCGGACTCATTTCCCTTGTCGGTTACACTCCCGATATTTTTGCAGGGCCCGCCATGGGATATCTGCTCGATGAGTCACCTGGAGCTGCAGGACATCAGCATGTATTCTGGATGCTCGCTGCCTTCTCCTTTATTGGCTCTGCCGCAGCCTGGTATTACCATATGCTTTATAAGAAAAAAGCAGATTCTTAG
- a CDS encoding DUF819 family protein, translating to MHSLTWLVFLGIAAYFFSEGLSNVFPKIPSILTITTIGILLAQLPFVNKLHGAHTLGLYLVFLFLAVIGAYCEISSVMELQQIGITLLLFASVAVLIHGALLIILGGLLYRDWDMIAIVSQANIGGGTTAIALAETFERNELILPAILVGTLGNALGTYLGFLVVYVL from the coding sequence ATGCATTCTCTGACGTGGCTCGTTTTCCTCGGAATTGCCGCCTATTTTTTCTCCGAAGGGCTTTCCAATGTATTCCCAAAGATCCCTTCTATTCTCACTATCACCACGATAGGAATTCTTTTGGCACAACTTCCCTTTGTCAATAAATTACACGGTGCTCATACCCTGGGACTATATCTCGTCTTTTTATTTCTTGCAGTTATTGGGGCGTATTGCGAGATCAGCTCAGTTATGGAATTACAGCAAATCGGGATCACTCTCCTTCTATTTGCCTCTGTGGCGGTGCTTATACACGGTGCACTATTAATCATTTTAGGGGGGCTTCTTTACCGGGATTGGGATATGATCGCTATCGTGAGTCAGGCAAATATCGGAGGGGGAACCACTGCCATTGCCCTGGCTGAAACCTTTGAAAGAAATGAACTCATACTTCCGGCCATACTAGTTGGCACCTTGGGTAACGCTCTGGGCACCTACCTGGGCTTCCTGGTAGTGTATGTTCTGTAA
- a CDS encoding DUF819 family protein, producing the protein MSLLYNPVYVLGVLCLLVIAATYAAKTRFGKKLGTALIVIVFTAVLANLGLIPSASNSIPLYDAIFTYLAPISIFYLLLGVNLTSIKKAGAPMIVLFLLGSLTTTVGILAAWFLLQPQGILGADGITIAGMLTGTYTGGSINFNAIALEYNFQEKGILYAGTIAVDNVITTLWIIVTLSIPVALRGIWKDKKLLCQNRRWRLLKRTKFQCIL; encoded by the coding sequence ATGAGTCTGCTCTACAATCCCGTTTACGTTTTGGGTGTTTTGTGTTTGCTGGTCATCGCTGCCACCTACGCAGCTAAAACCAGGTTCGGGAAGAAGTTAGGTACAGCACTTATCGTCATAGTTTTTACTGCAGTTTTGGCTAACTTGGGGCTTATCCCAAGTGCCTCCAATTCTATTCCCCTTTACGATGCGATCTTTACATACCTTGCCCCTATTTCCATCTTCTATCTACTGTTAGGAGTAAATCTTACATCAATTAAAAAAGCCGGGGCACCCATGATCGTCCTTTTTCTGCTTGGATCCCTGACAACCACTGTTGGTATTCTGGCCGCATGGTTCCTGCTTCAACCACAGGGTATTCTGGGAGCGGACGGTATTACTATAGCCGGGATGCTCACTGGCACATATACCGGGGGAAGTATAAATTTTAATGCCATCGCCCTGGAGTACAATTTCCAGGAAAAAGGAATACTCTATGCCGGAACCATTGCCGTAGACAATGTGATCACCACCCTTTGGATCATAGTAACCCTTTCCATACCTGTGGCCTTAAGGGGTATATGGAAAGATAAAAAGTTGCTGTGTCAAAATCGACGCTGGAGACTGTTGAAAAGAACAAAATTTCAATGCATTCTCTGA